A window of Nitrosopumilus sp. b3 contains these coding sequences:
- a CDS encoding DUF309 domain-containing protein: MERYLLHFKNEKYLPQNCRELAYKARDLVSDMKNVSIRLARVATKFIEFDVAAEKEDLDVVVGKLSPIGDLDNVRHVFEEHIEKEKGIQDGIFFFNNERFWECHEAFEGVWNQCYGREKELVQGIILVAVAFAHQQENEENIGIGMLSRALEKLGSSPSMYHSIDVDRIRKKSIEMQQAKKLTRFEI, from the coding sequence GTGGAACGTTATCTTCTTCATTTCAAAAATGAGAAATATTTACCTCAAAATTGCAGAGAACTTGCTTACAAAGCTAGAGATCTTGTGTCAGATATGAAAAATGTCTCAATAAGATTGGCTAGAGTTGCTACAAAATTTATAGAATTTGATGTTGCTGCTGAGAAAGAAGATCTGGATGTGGTTGTCGGTAAACTATCTCCAATTGGGGATCTTGATAATGTAAGACATGTTTTTGAGGAGCATATTGAAAAAGAGAAAGGTATTCAGGATGGGATCTTTTTCTTTAATAATGAAAGATTCTGGGAGTGCCATGAAGCATTTGAGGGAGTTTGGAATCAATGCTATGGGAGAGAGAAGGAGCTTGTACAAGGAATTATTTTAGTCGCAGTAGCTTTTGCTCACCAACAAGAAAATGAAGAAAACATTGGCATTGGAATGTTAAGCAGAGCATTAGAAAAATTAGGTTCTTCTCCTTCAATGTATCATTCTATTGATGTTGATAGAATAAGAAAGAAATCAATTGAAATGCAGCAAGCAAAAAAATTAACTAGGTTTGAGATTTAA
- a CDS encoding 30S ribosomal protein S27ae translates to MPVEQKGKKGSSPNVYKYFKADGDKVTRIKKICSRCGKGVFMSEHKDRHTCGKCGLTEFNQ, encoded by the coding sequence ATGCCTGTAGAACAAAAAGGCAAGAAAGGTTCTAGCCCAAATGTTTACAAATATTTCAAAGCAGACGGAGACAAAGTTACTAGAATTAAAAAAATTTGTTCTAGATGTGGAAAAGGTGTTTTCATGTCAGAGCACAAAGACAGGCATACTTGTGGAAAGTGCGGACTAACAGAATTCAACCAATAA
- a CDS encoding tRNA pseudouridine(54/55) synthase Pus10, with protein sequence MSEYQKIIPIANQILKKYPLCDNCLGRLFSKTLRLSSNKLLGKKLNQNSTKKCHICKNLFENLNYFLKLMLDTSSNYSFDTFSVGVMIKPSIVDRDDLIRSQYKLKGIDSIKTDVARELAKSFSRKTKKNIDTQNPDVTFTVNLKDDSINLYSKSITFSGRYVKTMRGIPQKQKSCENCSGKGCRMCDFHGISEFESIEGQISKFLFEKIGGTTAKFTWIGGEDKSSLVLGTGRPFFVKLQNPLKRTLKLTSFKTDSLKISNLKLVHESPKNPLKFNSLIQLKISTYSDVDSKSLKKLKILEKQPVVVYDKSGKRSEKKIFFIKYKKNSKNTFTLTLKTQGGLPVRRFIDGDDVTPGISQILDNTCKCNEFDFSDIEVK encoded by the coding sequence ATGTCTGAATATCAAAAAATAATCCCTATTGCAAATCAAATCTTAAAAAAATATCCTTTATGTGATAATTGTTTAGGTAGGTTATTCTCCAAAACATTGCGTTTATCCTCTAACAAACTTTTAGGTAAAAAACTAAATCAAAACTCTACAAAAAAATGCCATATATGTAAAAATCTATTTGAAAACTTAAATTATTTCTTAAAATTAATGCTTGATACCTCATCAAACTATTCTTTTGATACATTCAGTGTTGGAGTCATGATAAAACCATCTATTGTGGATAGGGATGATCTAATTCGCTCCCAGTACAAATTAAAAGGCATTGACAGTATAAAGACTGATGTTGCAAGAGAACTTGCAAAATCCTTTTCTAGAAAAACAAAAAAAAATATTGATACTCAAAATCCTGATGTAACATTTACAGTAAATCTAAAAGATGATTCCATAAACCTCTACTCAAAATCAATTACTTTTTCTGGAAGATATGTCAAAACTATGCGAGGCATTCCTCAGAAACAGAAATCATGTGAAAATTGCTCTGGAAAAGGATGTAGAATGTGTGATTTTCATGGAATTTCTGAATTTGAAAGTATTGAGGGTCAAATCTCAAAATTTCTTTTTGAAAAAATTGGTGGGACTACTGCTAAATTCACTTGGATTGGTGGTGAGGACAAATCTAGTTTAGTTTTGGGTACCGGTAGGCCCTTTTTTGTAAAACTTCAAAACCCTCTAAAACGAACCCTGAAATTAACTTCTTTTAAGACTGATTCTCTGAAAATCTCAAATCTGAAACTAGTTCATGAATCGCCAAAAAACCCTCTAAAATTCAATTCTTTAATCCAACTAAAAATTTCTACATACTCAGATGTTGATTCAAAAAGCCTAAAAAAATTAAAAATTCTTGAAAAACAACCCGTGGTAGTTTATGACAAATCTGGAAAACGTTCAGAGAAAAAAATATTTTTTATAAAATATAAAAAAAATTCTAAAAATACCTTTACTCTAACTTTGAAAACTCAGGGAGGCCTCCCAGTTAGGAGATTTATAGACGGTGATGATGTGACTCCTGGAATTTCTCAAATTCTTGATAATACATGCAAATGTAATGAATTTGATTTTAGTGATATTGAAGTAAAATGA
- a CDS encoding translation initiation factor IF-5A, whose translation MSKPSDLGSLKIGSYILLPHTDQPSGEPCRIVEYDTSKPGKHGAAKARIVGEGIFDGQKRPLVGPVSMQIHVPMINKKVGQIISINGDTVQVMDSETFETIDVGLIDDEVKGKLENGQNVEYWVVMDKTKIMRIKS comes from the coding sequence ATGAGTAAACCTTCTGATCTTGGTTCTTTGAAAATAGGATCTTACATTCTATTACCACACACTGATCAACCAAGCGGTGAACCATGTAGAATTGTAGAATATGATACATCAAAGCCTGGAAAACACGGTGCTGCAAAAGCCCGAATTGTAGGTGAAGGAATTTTTGATGGTCAAAAAAGACCTCTTGTAGGCCCGGTCAGTATGCAAATTCATGTTCCAATGATTAACAAAAAAGTTGGTCAAATTATCTCAATTAATGGTGATACAGTTCAAGTAATGGATTCTGAAACATTTGAGACTATTGATGTTGGATTAATTGATGATGAGGTTAAAGGCAAATTGGAAAATGGGCAAAATGTTGAATACTGGGTCGTTATGGATAAAACTAAAATCATGCGCATCAAATCCTAA
- a CDS encoding diphthine--ammonia ligase yields MKLASLFSGGKDSTYAIHLAQKQGHEITCLLSIFTKSDESHLLHHPNLQWTKLQSKTMNIPQLTIHSDSDDTDDELILLEKILQKSIDQYQIEGLVHGGIKSNFQKEKFETLCTKFNLILISPLWDSEPETYMNELIDSNYNFIITSVSSGGLDDSWLGKSISKSDIIFLKQLSEKFGFNLNFEGGEAETFVINCPLFSKPIIIKESRKEWDGYRGRFEIVDAGLN; encoded by the coding sequence ATGAAATTAGCTTCTCTTTTTTCAGGTGGTAAAGATAGTACATATGCAATTCACCTCGCTCAAAAACAGGGACACGAAATAACATGCCTGTTGAGTATTTTTACAAAATCTGATGAAAGCCATTTACTACATCATCCAAACCTTCAATGGACAAAGTTACAATCCAAAACCATGAACATTCCACAGTTGACCATACATTCTGATTCGGATGATACTGATGATGAATTAATTTTGTTAGAAAAAATACTGCAAAAATCAATTGATCAATATCAAATTGAAGGCTTAGTTCATGGTGGAATAAAAAGTAATTTTCAAAAAGAAAAATTTGAAACTCTATGTACTAAATTTAATTTAATTTTGATATCCCCTTTGTGGGATTCAGAACCGGAAACATACATGAATGAATTGATTGACTCAAATTACAATTTTATCATTACATCTGTTTCTTCTGGTGGCTTAGATGATAGTTGGCTTGGCAAATCAATTTCAAAATCAGATATTATTTTCTTGAAGCAATTATCTGAAAAATTTGGATTCAACTTAAATTTTGAAGGTGGTGAAGCAGAAACATTTGTTATTAACTGCCCATTGTTTTCAAAACCGATCATTATTAAAGAATCTAGAAAAGAATGGGATGGTTATAGAGGAAGGTTTGAAATAGTGGATGCAGGGTTGAATTAA
- a CDS encoding alkaline phosphatase family protein, with product MDNSDIHMIYVLLDGVGDLPHPDLQGKTPLEAANTPTLDKIASNGCIGEVISVGKGIAPESDIAVFNMLGYKFNHAEYVGRGVIEAIGIGIDFKDGDLALRGNYSTLNDDEVIIDRRAGRNIEKEDAEGVAKEIEEKIKLSSPDTSVVVAPTIGHRVTVRIRANNKKLSSKITNTDPAYSNIGGMGVAKAVGDFLKIEKCLPLEDDESSKFTANIVNEFSEQSIKIMKESQINKKRKEQSKKQLSCILLRDAGNKYPDVIPINEKYSMQFSCIVDMPVELGISDVLKMKAYEAGGLTDYEEKARVAAKAMETQNSIYVHLKGPDEFGHDGDAIGKMKNIEEIDQRFFKTLVENIDSSKVAIVISADHSTPCINKGHSDDPVPVLVSADFIKNDGTTRMTEEQAKKGSIGLLQGAEVVPKALELIKSQT from the coding sequence ATGGATAATTCAGATATTCATATGATTTACGTTCTATTAGACGGAGTTGGAGATCTTCCACATCCAGATTTACAAGGTAAAACACCATTGGAGGCAGCAAATACCCCAACTTTGGATAAAATTGCAAGTAACGGATGTATTGGAGAAGTCATTTCGGTTGGAAAAGGAATTGCTCCAGAATCAGACATTGCTGTTTTCAATATGCTAGGATACAAATTCAATCATGCAGAATATGTGGGAAGAGGAGTGATTGAAGCAATAGGTATTGGTATCGACTTTAAAGATGGAGATTTAGCATTAAGAGGAAACTATTCTACACTAAATGATGATGAAGTAATTATCGACAGGAGGGCTGGAAGAAATATTGAAAAAGAGGATGCAGAAGGAGTTGCAAAAGAGATTGAAGAGAAAATCAAACTATCAAGTCCAGATACATCTGTGGTAGTAGCACCAACAATTGGTCACAGAGTTACAGTTAGAATAAGAGCAAACAACAAAAAACTTTCTTCAAAAATCACCAATACAGACCCTGCATATAGCAACATTGGAGGCATGGGAGTAGCAAAAGCAGTAGGGGATTTTCTAAAAATTGAAAAGTGTTTACCCTTAGAAGATGATGAAAGTTCAAAATTTACTGCAAATATAGTTAATGAGTTTTCAGAGCAATCAATCAAAATTATGAAAGAGAGTCAAATTAATAAAAAAAGAAAAGAGCAATCAAAGAAACAACTTAGTTGTATTTTACTCAGAGATGCTGGAAACAAATACCCAGATGTTATTCCAATTAATGAAAAATATTCCATGCAGTTTTCATGTATTGTAGATATGCCAGTAGAGCTTGGAATATCAGATGTTCTAAAAATGAAAGCATATGAAGCTGGAGGATTAACTGATTATGAAGAAAAAGCTAGAGTAGCAGCAAAAGCAATGGAAACTCAAAACTCAATTTATGTTCATCTCAAAGGACCAGATGAATTCGGTCATGACGGAGACGCAATCGGAAAAATGAAAAATATTGAAGAAATTGATCAAAGGTTTTTCAAAACACTTGTTGAAAATATTGATTCAAGTAAAGTTGCAATTGTAATATCTGCAGATCATTCCACACCATGCATCAACAAAGGTCATAGTGATGATCCTGTACCAGTTTTAGTTTCAGCAGATTTTATTAAAAATGATGGAACTACTAGAATGACTGAAGAACAAGCAAAGAAAGGAAGTATAGGTCTTCTTCAAGGTGCAGAGGTAGTTCCCAAAGCACTTGAATTAATTAAATCTCAAACCTAG
- a CDS encoding signal recognition particle receptor subunit alpha — MLDGLKNSLGDAIKKIVKSSGIDEELIKELSKDVQRALLQSDVNVRLVLEITKHLEERALNETPPPGLSRKDHIVKILYDELSKLLGNESEFEFKPGKQNKIILLGIQGSGKTTVAAKLAKFLTRQGYKVGVVGADTYRPGALVQLRTMCEKSGVEVYGEENNKDSPNIVKNGLKHYEGEPLDVILIDTAGRHKEEQDLLDEMDRINKVADPDLAFLVIDGTIGQQCFNQAEAFHKTIPVGGVIITKLDSSAKGGGALAASAATGAQIMYIGTGERIDDLEKFSPTRFVGRLLGMGDIQAVLDLAKRLEAEGDDVRMKRISSGKMNMEDFLSQLEEVSKMGSLQGILDSMPGLSGMVKGDQVDQMEGRVSKWRYIIQSMTKAEKADPEGLLNSSRIKRIARGSGWPEGEVKELIKNYKNSKSMMKASKGRQMQGTLRKMGLG, encoded by the coding sequence ATGCTTGATGGACTAAAGAATAGTTTAGGTGATGCAATCAAAAAAATTGTAAAATCTTCCGGTATTGATGAGGAACTAATCAAAGAACTCTCCAAAGATGTTCAAAGAGCACTATTACAATCAGATGTTAATGTGAGGCTAGTTTTAGAAATTACTAAACACCTTGAAGAAAGGGCATTAAATGAGACTCCTCCTCCTGGTCTTTCCAGAAAAGATCACATTGTCAAGATTCTCTATGATGAATTATCAAAATTACTAGGAAATGAATCTGAATTTGAGTTTAAACCTGGCAAACAAAATAAAATTATTTTACTTGGTATTCAAGGAAGTGGTAAAACTACTGTTGCAGCAAAACTTGCCAAGTTTTTGACCAGACAAGGGTACAAAGTTGGTGTAGTTGGGGCTGATACATACCGACCTGGTGCATTAGTTCAACTCAGAACAATGTGTGAAAAATCTGGGGTTGAAGTTTATGGTGAAGAAAATAACAAAGATTCTCCAAATATAGTGAAAAATGGATTAAAACATTATGAGGGTGAACCCTTAGACGTTATTCTAATTGATACTGCAGGCCGTCACAAAGAAGAGCAAGATTTGCTTGATGAGATGGATAGAATCAACAAAGTTGCAGATCCTGATTTGGCATTCCTTGTAATTGATGGAACAATTGGTCAACAATGTTTTAATCAGGCAGAGGCATTTCACAAAACTATTCCTGTTGGTGGTGTAATTATTACAAAATTGGATAGCTCAGCTAAAGGTGGAGGTGCACTTGCCGCATCAGCTGCAACTGGTGCACAAATCATGTACATTGGTACCGGTGAGAGAATTGATGATTTAGAAAAATTCTCTCCAACCCGATTTGTTGGAAGACTACTTGGAATGGGTGACATTCAAGCTGTTTTGGATTTAGCTAAACGATTAGAGGCTGAGGGTGATGATGTAAGAATGAAAAGAATCTCTAGTGGAAAAATGAACATGGAGGATTTTCTTTCTCAGTTAGAAGAAGTTAGCAAAATGGGTTCATTACAAGGAATTCTTGATAGCATGCCTGGACTCTCTGGAATGGTAAAAGGTGATCAAGTTGATCAAATGGAAGGTAGAGTTTCAAAATGGAGATACATAATTCAAAGTATGACTAAGGCTGAAAAAGCAGACCCTGAAGGACTACTTAATTCCTCTAGAATCAAAAGAATTGCTCGTGGATCTGGATGGCCAGAGGGTGAAGTAAAAGAACTAATAAAAAATTATAAAAATTCTAAAAGTATGATGAAGGCATCTAAAGGACGCCAAATGCAGGGTACTCTTAGAAAAATGGGATTAGGATAA